One genomic segment of Hordeum vulgare subsp. vulgare chromosome 2H, MorexV3_pseudomolecules_assembly, whole genome shotgun sequence includes these proteins:
- the LOC123428832 gene encoding probable WRKY transcription factor 41, which produces MAFGLEAIEQLSQELAGGYNLNARLLTLLRGGPLDGRGQERAEGMSQEVSRVFMVSLFMLNSRESGRPVVDTMASPAATITEGSIDERAPAKDMRVCGGEEVTPPRKGRENEVTKKEITASPHSDGYQWRKYGQKNIQKWKFARCYYKCMFSHDRGCRAKKMVQQQNSSCGDRPMFHVTYVHEHNCQREAVSPGEATRSGHFNPQPQRAELDDDTMASCLAMVIGGAAPAGPSSSSLSPPPVGASPSDHDGGRTSSPLDVSTGLDVETSRGSPFDRLNAPAAPSSSSSLLPVEAISSSDPAVYMPAGGGLSTSTDVIAMDDIYFPCGPLFSPVAARPIGRSDDVPMDVAMFTDTTSAWTPYS; this is translated from the exons ATGGCCTTCGGGCTAGAGGCCATAGAACAACTATCgcaggagctcgccggcgggTATAATCTCAACGCGAGGCTCCTGACGTTGCTGCGCGGCGGCCCCCTCGATGGACGTGGACAGGAGAGGGCCGAAGGGATGAGCCAGGAAGTCTCCCGGGTGTTCATGGTGTCTCTGTTCATGCTCAATTCTCGAGAGAGCGGCAGACCGGTGGTAGACACGATGGCATCGCCAGCGGCAACGATCACTGAGGGTAGCATCGATGAGCGGGCTCCGGCAAAGGACATGCGTGTCTG TGGCGGAGAAGAGGTTACTCCCCCCAGGAAGGGCAGAGAAAACGAGGTTACAAAGAAGGAGATTACAGCCTCGCCTCACAGTGATGGTTACCAATGGAGAAAATATGGACAAAAGAACATTCAGAAATGGAAATTTGCAAG GTGCTACTACAAATGCATGTTTAGCCATGACCGCGGCTgcagggcgaagaagatggtgcaGCAGCAGAATAGTAGCTGCGGCGATCGTCCTATGTTCCACGTCACCTACGTGCACGAGCACAACTGCCAACGAGAAGCAGTGTCTCCCGGAGAAGCTACCAGGAGCGGCCACTTCAATCCTCAACCTCAACGCGCCGAATTGGATGACGACACCATGGCCTCGTGCCTCGCCATGGTCATCGGAGGAGCCGCGCCTGCAGGTCCGTCGTCCTCGTCCTTGTCGCCGCCGCCCGTGGGAGCGAGCCCGAGTGACCATGACGGCGGGCGTACGTCGAGCCCGCTGGACGTGAGCACGGGACTGGACGTGGAGACCTCGCGGGGGTCGCCATTTGATCGCCTGAACGCACCTGCAGctccatcgtcgtcgtcatccttgctgCCCGTGGAAGCGATCAGCTCGAGTGATCCAGCGGTGTACATGCCGGCCGGCGGCGGACTCTCCACGAGCACGGACGTCATAGCGATGGACGATATTTACTTCCCGTGCGGCCCGCTGTTTTCTCCCGTCGCGGCTCGGCCCATCGGTCGTTCGGATGATGTGCCCATGGATGTGGCCATGTTTACAGACACAACGTCAGCCTGGACACCCTACTCGTGA